The window CACTTATGAGATGCCGTTCCCGGAGGCCGGCACCTACGACGTCAGCGCTCAGGTCGACACTGGCGACCAAGTTGAGGCTGGGACCGTGAACGTCGAGGAAGAGAGTTCCACCGAAACGCCCGGATTCGGCATTGTCCCCGCGGTCGTCGCACTGCTCGGAGCCGCGATGGTTCTGCGGCGACGCCGCTGAACCCTTTCGGTCTCGTCCTTCTTTCTCGGATTTCAGGCTCAGTACCGCCGTCGGACCAACAGCATTAGCGCGAGGAACGCGCCGACGACGTTGAGCGGGAACATCGGGGTCGACGTCCCGGTTCCCTGTGCCTGTGAGTCCGAGTCAGTCGGCGTCGACGGTTCGATGACGTCCGAGTCAGTCGCCGTCGACCCGCCGGACTCCCCCGCCGACGAGTCCGTGCTCGTGTCGACATCGGTACCCGGCGACGCCGGCGTCGACACGTCCGTCACGGTCGCGTTCGTCGGTGTGGCGGTCACGTTCTCGGGCGTCGCCGTCGTGTTCGTCGGTGTCTCCGTCGCGGGCGTCGACGTGGCGGTTCCCGCCGAACCGCCGGGTTGCGCGCCCCCGCCGCCGGAGGACTCCGTCGTCGTACTGGTGCTCGGCGCCTCGGTTGTGGTCTGCTCTTCCTCCTCGGCCGTGATGTTGAGCCGCTGGACGGCGCTGACGCCGGTCGCTTCGTCACGACCGTTGATTTCTTCCTCTCCGCGAGCGGCCGCGTAGAACCGGTACTCGTCCGGGTCCAGGTCCTCGATGACCACGTTGTACGTCCGGTCGTCGACGCGAACCGCGTCGTATCGGTGCGTCGAATCGTTCATCACCACGACGTCGACGTAGTTCGGCCGCTCCGTGTCGTCAGTCAGTTCGACCGTGATCGAGACGCGCTCGTCCTCCGGAACCTCCTCGGGAGCGTCGACTGCGAAGTCGTAGCCGGACATCACGATCGGCTGGATCGCCTCTCTATCGTCCCCGACTTCGAGCGAGAGCACGTACGTGCCCCGTTCCAGCGAGGTGGTCTGATCGAGCGTGTAGGTTCCGTTCTCCGATCCCTCCACGGAATCCATCGTCAGTCCGTCACCGTTGTACATACTGACGGTGAAACCCTCGTCTCCCGGCCGCGTCACCTCCACCGGGACCGTCTCGCCGACGTCTCTGTAACCGAGCGACGAGACGGTGTAGTCCTCTCCGAGGACCGTGACCGTTCTGGAGGGCGTGTCGATGCTCGACGTCGATTCGACGGTATACTCCGAAGAAGCCAGCGCCGACCCGGCGGCCAGGAGCAGCGCGGCGACGAGGGCGAGGAGGACGACGGTGCGAAGGCGGGGCCGCTTCATACTACATCAGTCCCGTCGATTTTGTGAAAAGTGTGTCGTCCTGCCACTGACGGCCGTCGGAGGGTTCAGCGAGATCGGGGGTCGTCAGGCTGTCGAGAACGCCCCACGCCGTTCTCGTCCGCTACGCCGCTCTGACGGTGACCCACAGGTGGACTTCCCGGTACGCGTTCTCGACGCTCGGTGAAGCGGGCGGCGCGCCCTTGTAGAGCAGATACGTCAGTCGGAGTCGCTCGCCGGTCATCGTCGGCTCGATCCGATGCGGCCGGTGCCACGTCTCGTTGTGCGCGACCCGCGGTGAGAACGTCCGGAGCCGGTCTTCTTCGAGGACCGTCGTGGAGTTGTTGGCCACTTCGACCCGCTGGAGGGCGACGACGACCGTGTAGTTCGTCGGCTGATGCTCCTGGTTGCCGACGCCGACCACGAGCGACGCGGGTTCGCCTTCGACGAGTTCCTCGGGGTAGCCGTCGGCGACGAGTTCGCCCTCATCGTTCTCGGTGAGGAGATACAGTTCGCTGAAGGACTCCCCGGTCTTCGGGACCGCGACCGCGTACCCGACGCTCGCGGTCGCGAGGAGCACGCTCACCACCAGCAGGACGTTCAGCGCGGCGTCGGCCCGGGAGTCGGGGTGGAACAGCTCCTCGGTCGCCGCCCGGTACCACCGGTCGTACGGGACCGCGAACCGCTCGTCCTCGGGGAGCGCCTTCCGCCGGGCTGACCCGACGGCGACGGCGGCGACGGTGAACCCGCTCACGGCGACGAGGATCGGCACGAGCCTGATCCCCCACGGCGTGAAGTTGAGCACGAGCCCGAGCAGGGGCACGACGGCGATGCTCGTCCCGAACGAGAGCGCGACCCGCTCGATGCCGTCGATCCCCGACTCGCCTCTTGCGGTCCCGTCTGGGTCGTCCGTTCCGTCGGTGTCGGTTCTCTCCTCGGCCGTCGATCCGCGCTCGG is drawn from Halobellus limi and contains these coding sequences:
- a CDS encoding DUF1616 domain-containing protein, which produces MPERADWKLYLPESVRTLPADLAAVLTLVGLQLLVTLTPVLNETPLRVVLGLPFVLFVPGYALIAALFPERGSTAEERTDTDGTDDPDGTARGESGIDGIERVALSFGTSIAVVPLLGLVLNFTPWGIRLVPILVAVSGFTVAAVAVGSARRKALPEDERFAVPYDRWYRAATEELFHPDSRADAALNVLLVVSVLLATASVGYAVAVPKTGESFSELYLLTENDEGELVADGYPEELVEGEPASLVVGVGNQEHQPTNYTVVVALQRVEVANNSTTVLEEDRLRTFSPRVAHNETWHRPHRIEPTMTGERLRLTYLLYKGAPPASPSVENAYREVHLWVTVRAA